Proteins from a genomic interval of Stenotrophomonas sp. 24(2023):
- a CDS encoding dienelactone hydrolase family protein, whose protein sequence is MLQTVEQETGASPQWSIIWLHGLGADGHDFAPIVPELVRPHWPALRFVFPHASVRPITINGGVPMRGWYDIVGMDFRSRADMAGVHASVAELDALIAREVERGVAADHIFLAGFSQGGAVILTAALTRTAPLAGLIALSTYLPEADTARRADDAVDAPVFMAHGSGDPVIPQAVGAHSAQALRDAGLDVQWHSYPMAHQVCAEEIQALGDWLQQRLRVA, encoded by the coding sequence ATGCTGCAGACCGTGGAACAGGAAACCGGCGCTTCGCCGCAGTGGTCGATCATCTGGCTGCACGGGCTGGGGGCGGACGGCCATGATTTCGCGCCGATCGTGCCGGAACTGGTGCGCCCGCACTGGCCGGCGCTGCGCTTCGTCTTCCCGCATGCGTCGGTGCGCCCGATCACCATCAATGGTGGCGTGCCGATGCGCGGCTGGTACGACATCGTGGGCATGGATTTCCGTTCCCGTGCCGATATGGCCGGCGTGCACGCCTCGGTGGCGGAACTGGATGCGCTGATCGCGCGTGAGGTCGAGCGCGGTGTCGCCGCCGACCACATCTTCCTGGCCGGTTTCTCGCAGGGCGGGGCAGTCATCCTGACCGCCGCCCTGACGCGCACCGCACCGCTGGCCGGGCTGATCGCGCTGTCCACCTACCTGCCCGAAGCGGACACCGCGCGGCGTGCCGATGACGCCGTGGACGCACCGGTGTTCATGGCGCACGGCAGCGGTGATCCGGTCATCCCGCAGGCGGTGGGCGCGCACAGCGCGCAGGCCCTGCGCGATGCAGGCCTGGACGTGCAGTGGCACAGCTACCCGATGGCCCACCAGGTCTGCGCCGAGGAAATCCAGGCGCTGGGCGACTGGTTGCAGCAGCGCCTGCGCGTGGCCTGA
- the mdoH gene encoding glucans biosynthesis glucosyltransferase MdoH, with amino-acid sequence MTTQTPIAGHDAGQALLPAESPLAMPEQSLREGSLHVQRHRTSPRMIGLRRLYILGGTVAMTAVATRMMWRVLSVNGISVLEACLLVLFVGLFAWIALSFASAVAGFLTAVFDRGYRLGIDPDMPLPVVHSRTALLMPTYNEDPRRLLAGLRAIYESVAETGQLDRFDFFVLSDTRREDIAHAEEAVFAELRDAVPDGHARLFYRRRGDNSGRKAGNIADWVRRFGGAYPQMLILDADSLMTGDSIVRLVAGMEHNADVGLIQTLPAVIGGRTLFSRMQQFGGRVYGPVIARGVAWWHGAESNYWGHNAIIRTRAFAEQAGLPALPGRKPFGGHVLSHDFVEAALMRRGGWAAHMVPYLKGSYEEGPPTLTDLLVRDRRWCQGNLQHAKVVGSRGLHWISRTHMLIGIGHYFTAPMWAMLMLIGIAVPLFQDGIDFNALLHLSPSVYWRSQDEEQVVRLFGATMVVLLAPKVLGYLAMLLDPVDRRGCGGAIRAFIAMLVETVLAALMAPVVMYVQSRGVAEVLSGRDSGWDAQQRDDGKISWWQLLRSYGGLGVFGAFMGALAWAVSPPLAVWMSPVIAGMVLAIPVVALTSSRGPGSWMHRWGLLDIPEENTPPPVLVRAAQLRREAAEKPPLY; translated from the coding sequence ATGACCACCCAGACCCCCATCGCCGGGCATGATGCAGGCCAGGCCCTGCTGCCGGCCGAATCACCGTTGGCGATGCCCGAGCAATCCCTGCGCGAGGGCAGCCTGCACGTACAGCGGCACCGTACTTCCCCGCGCATGATCGGCCTGCGTCGGCTGTACATCCTCGGCGGTACCGTGGCGATGACCGCCGTGGCCACGCGGATGATGTGGCGCGTGCTGTCGGTCAACGGGATCAGCGTGCTGGAAGCCTGCCTGCTGGTGCTGTTCGTCGGCCTGTTCGCCTGGATCGCGCTGTCCTTCGCCAGCGCCGTGGCCGGCTTCCTGACCGCGGTGTTCGATCGCGGCTACCGGCTGGGCATCGACCCGGACATGCCGTTGCCGGTCGTGCACAGCCGCACCGCGCTGCTGATGCCCACCTACAACGAAGACCCGCGCCGCCTGCTGGCCGGCCTGCGTGCCATCTACGAATCGGTGGCCGAAACCGGGCAGCTCGACCGTTTCGATTTCTTCGTGCTCAGCGATACCCGCCGCGAGGACATCGCCCACGCCGAGGAGGCCGTGTTCGCCGAACTGCGCGATGCCGTCCCCGATGGCCATGCCCGCCTGTTCTACCGCCGCCGTGGCGACAACAGCGGCCGCAAGGCCGGCAACATCGCCGACTGGGTGCGCCGCTTCGGTGGCGCCTACCCGCAGATGCTGATCCTGGACGCGGACAGCCTGATGACCGGCGACAGCATCGTGCGCCTGGTGGCCGGGATGGAACACAACGCCGATGTCGGCCTGATCCAGACCCTGCCGGCGGTGATCGGCGGACGCACCCTGTTCTCGCGCATGCAGCAGTTCGGTGGCCGCGTGTATGGCCCGGTGATCGCCCGTGGGGTGGCCTGGTGGCACGGCGCGGAAAGCAACTACTGGGGCCACAACGCCATCATCCGCACCCGCGCCTTTGCCGAGCAGGCCGGCCTGCCGGCGCTGCCGGGCCGCAAGCCCTTCGGTGGCCACGTGCTCAGCCACGATTTCGTGGAAGCGGCGCTGATGCGCCGTGGCGGCTGGGCCGCGCACATGGTGCCGTACCTGAAGGGCAGCTACGAGGAAGGCCCGCCGACCCTGACCGACCTGCTGGTGCGCGACCGCCGCTGGTGCCAGGGCAACCTGCAGCACGCCAAGGTGGTCGGCAGCCGTGGCCTGCACTGGATCAGCCGCACCCACATGCTGATCGGCATCGGCCATTATTTCACCGCGCCGATGTGGGCCATGCTGATGCTGATCGGCATCGCCGTGCCGCTGTTCCAGGATGGCATCGACTTCAACGCCCTGCTGCACCTGTCGCCCAGCGTGTACTGGCGCTCGCAGGACGAAGAGCAGGTGGTGCGCCTGTTCGGCGCGACGATGGTCGTGCTGCTGGCCCCGAAGGTGCTGGGCTACCTGGCCATGCTGCTGGACCCGGTGGATCGCCGCGGCTGTGGCGGCGCCATCCGCGCCTTCATCGCCATGCTGGTGGAAACCGTGCTGGCTGCACTGATGGCACCGGTGGTGATGTACGTGCAGTCGCGCGGCGTGGCCGAAGTGCTGTCCGGGCGTGATTCGGGCTGGGATGCGCAGCAGCGCGATGATGGCAAGATTTCCTGGTGGCAGCTGCTCAGGAGCTACGGCGGGCTGGGCGTGTTCGGCGCGTTCATGGGGGCGCTGGCGTGGGCGGTGTCGCCGCCGCTGGCCGTATGGATGTCGCCGGTGATCGCCGGCATGGTACTGGCCATTCCCGTGGTCGCCCTGACCTCCTCGCGTGGCCCGGGCAGCTGGATGCACCGCTGGGGCCTGCTGGACATCCCTGAGGAGAACACGCCGCCGCCGGTGCTGGTGCGTGCCGCCCAGCTGCGCCGTGAGGCCGCCGAAAAGCCGCCGCTGTACTGA